Proteins found in one Labrus bergylta chromosome 8, fLabBer1.1, whole genome shotgun sequence genomic segment:
- the LOC109978764 gene encoding uncharacterized protein isoform X1 produces MDIVRKMTLASCPESVTELEKMTKEKFKIDFDFCLSYEDPDFDGQLCSLIDIEELPQKAVLKLVRSQSDASSIASDDTIILPHAMTPERTQRWPDVCPVPAFTYEVELILVEGNLNHERTGKTLKLSRGQKHDILETLASKMHSFKAYPSDKDISVVAEALVTTHPCLKEPGTQTGWYGWKNSLKFKMGNFCTKLSRAGYSEVAVNSGKRSRNNPDKQSPHTDIKRPKRAEVNFLPNFPKGEDGSSLERQRLQIVDEVIRTDKNLPLIAKLMQTTFSLRRKEVINDDLPVGEILEFHRITNINLKNHFYSELDRHVPRLQSLFRKKAARTGKVSEVLDQLFNTYDRQEQVDVNVLRAAVLRALPTYLHEDDSGFLKLWDQALSDELQIDNIPVGLLLISATSTDAAVFCPEKVAVVLEGNTVVDFPTFSDAFVMLFALIYGLHLSYPKNLANTFDFIQKVLMGLEDGKLKPRVLSLKNDLLSTE; encoded by the exons ATGGACATTGTCAGGAAGATGACTTTGGCTTCATGTCCAGAATCTGTGACTGAGcttgaaaaaatgacaaaagaaaagtttaagATAGACTTTGATTTTTGCTTATCATATGAAGATCCAGACTTTGACGGGCAGTTATGTTCCCTTATAGACATTGAAGAGCTTCCACAGAAGGCAGTACTTAAACTTGTAAGATCTCAGAGTGATGCCAGTTCAATTGCATCTGATGACACAATAATATTGCCTCATGCAATGACTCCAGAAAGGACCCAGAGATGGCCGGATGTTTGTCCAGTGCCAGCTTTTACTTATGAAGTAGAACTCATACTTGTTGAGGGAAATTTGAATCATGAGAGAACAGGGAAAACCCTGAAGTTATCAAGGGGACAGAAGCATGACATTCTTGAAACCCTTGCATCCAAAATGCATAGCTTTAAAGCATATCCCAGTGATAAAGACATTTCAGTGGTTGCAGAAGCGCTTGTCACCACCCATCCTTGTCTTAAAGAACCAGGAACGCAGACAGGATGGTATGGTTGGAAAAATAGTCTGAAGTTTAAGATGGGTAACTTCTGCACTAAGTTGAGTCGGGCAGGATATAGTGAGGTAGCTGTAAATTCTGGAAAGAGAAGCAGAAACAACCCTGACAAACAATCTCCCCACACTGACATAAAGAGACCAAAAAGGGCAGAAGTGAATTTTCTCCCCAACTTTCCAAAAGGAGAAGATGGTTCAAGCCTTGAGCGACAGAGACTCCAGATTGTAGATGAAGTTATAAGGACTGACAAAAACCTCCCTCTGATTGCAAAGTTGATGCAGACCACCTTTTCCCTGCGACGCAAAGAGGTCATCAATGATGACTTGCCTGTTGGAGAGATCCTGGAGTTTCACAGAATCACAAACATCAACCTGAAGAACCACTTCTATTCTGAGTTAGACAGACATGTCCCTCGTCTTCAGAGTTTGTTCAGGAAGAAAGCTGCGCGCACAGGGAAGGTGTCTGAAGTCCTGGATCAGCTCTTCAACACTTATGACCGCCAG GAACAAGTTGACGTCAATGTCCTCCGTGCTGCCGTCCTCCGTGCTCTCCCTACATATCTGCATGAGGATGACTCCGGATTTCTGAAGCTGTGGGAT CAGGCCCTGTCAGATGAACTGCAAATCGACAACATACCAGTTGGGCTCCTCCTGATCAGTGCCACTTCAACAGATGCTGCGGTATTCTGCCCCGAGAAGGTTGCCGTTGTGCTTGAGGGTAACACAGTTGTCGATTTCCCAACATTTTCTGATGCATTTGTCATGCTTTTTGCACTTATTTATGGGCTACATCTAAGTTACCCGAAAAACTTGGCCAATACATTTGACTTCATCCAAAAAGTCTTGATGGGCCTTGAGGATGGCAAGTTGAAGCCGAGAGTATTGAGCCTTAAAAACGACCTTTTGTCAACTGaatga
- the LOC109978764 gene encoding uncharacterized protein isoform X2, with product MDIVRKMTLASCPESVTELEKMTKEKFKIDFDFCLSYEDPDFDGQLCSLIDIEELPQKAVLKLVRSQSDASSIASDDTIILPHAMTPERTQRWPDVCPVPAFTYEVELILVEGNLNHERTGKTLKLSRGQKHDILETLASKMHSFKAYPSDKDISVVAEALVTTHPCLKEPGTQTGWYGWKNSLKFKMGNFCTKLSRAGYSEVAVNSGKRSRNNPDKQSPHTDIKRPKRAEVNFLPNFPKGEDGSSLERQRLQIVDEVIRTDKNLPLIAKLMQTTFSLRRKEVINDDLPVGEILEFHRITNINLKNHFYSELDRHVPRLQSLFRKKAARTGKVSEVLDQLFNTYDRQEQVDVNVLRAAVLRALPTYLHEDDSGFLKLWDALSDELQIDNIPVGLLLISATSTDAAVFCPEKVAVVLEGNTVVDFPTFSDAFVMLFALIYGLHLSYPKNLANTFDFIQKVLMGLEDGKLKPRVLSLKNDLLSTE from the exons ATGGACATTGTCAGGAAGATGACTTTGGCTTCATGTCCAGAATCTGTGACTGAGcttgaaaaaatgacaaaagaaaagtttaagATAGACTTTGATTTTTGCTTATCATATGAAGATCCAGACTTTGACGGGCAGTTATGTTCCCTTATAGACATTGAAGAGCTTCCACAGAAGGCAGTACTTAAACTTGTAAGATCTCAGAGTGATGCCAGTTCAATTGCATCTGATGACACAATAATATTGCCTCATGCAATGACTCCAGAAAGGACCCAGAGATGGCCGGATGTTTGTCCAGTGCCAGCTTTTACTTATGAAGTAGAACTCATACTTGTTGAGGGAAATTTGAATCATGAGAGAACAGGGAAAACCCTGAAGTTATCAAGGGGACAGAAGCATGACATTCTTGAAACCCTTGCATCCAAAATGCATAGCTTTAAAGCATATCCCAGTGATAAAGACATTTCAGTGGTTGCAGAAGCGCTTGTCACCACCCATCCTTGTCTTAAAGAACCAGGAACGCAGACAGGATGGTATGGTTGGAAAAATAGTCTGAAGTTTAAGATGGGTAACTTCTGCACTAAGTTGAGTCGGGCAGGATATAGTGAGGTAGCTGTAAATTCTGGAAAGAGAAGCAGAAACAACCCTGACAAACAATCTCCCCACACTGACATAAAGAGACCAAAAAGGGCAGAAGTGAATTTTCTCCCCAACTTTCCAAAAGGAGAAGATGGTTCAAGCCTTGAGCGACAGAGACTCCAGATTGTAGATGAAGTTATAAGGACTGACAAAAACCTCCCTCTGATTGCAAAGTTGATGCAGACCACCTTTTCCCTGCGACGCAAAGAGGTCATCAATGATGACTTGCCTGTTGGAGAGATCCTGGAGTTTCACAGAATCACAAACATCAACCTGAAGAACCACTTCTATTCTGAGTTAGACAGACATGTCCCTCGTCTTCAGAGTTTGTTCAGGAAGAAAGCTGCGCGCACAGGGAAGGTGTCTGAAGTCCTGGATCAGCTCTTCAACACTTATGACCGCCAG GAACAAGTTGACGTCAATGTCCTCCGTGCTGCCGTCCTCCGTGCTCTCCCTACATATCTGCATGAGGATGACTCCGGATTTCTGAAGCTGTGGGAT GCCCTGTCAGATGAACTGCAAATCGACAACATACCAGTTGGGCTCCTCCTGATCAGTGCCACTTCAACAGATGCTGCGGTATTCTGCCCCGAGAAGGTTGCCGTTGTGCTTGAGGGTAACACAGTTGTCGATTTCCCAACATTTTCTGATGCATTTGTCATGCTTTTTGCACTTATTTATGGGCTACATCTAAGTTACCCGAAAAACTTGGCCAATACATTTGACTTCATCCAAAAAGTCTTGATGGGCCTTGAGGATGGCAAGTTGAAGCCGAGAGTATTGAGCCTTAAAAACGACCTTTTGTCAACTGaatga